A single region of the Candidatus Zixiibacteriota bacterium genome encodes:
- a CDS encoding ABC transporter substrate-binding protein, with protein MFAKASGVLFLFATLGVRAALAASAPAETIDELYKKALKEGGVLNCYCSLAQINAEKIYPVFEKRFPGIKINHVDATSDKLSARAIAEARGGRTIADVLEFGLEDINKVQAQGLILEKTPPEAADYPDNLRGSFWTANNLIFFVGAWNTNLVKKDEEPKSLDDFAHPRWKGRLIAEPRDYEILIALTHKHKSLEKARAVLARIADNNVEFHRGHSQLAEFLVAGQAAACFTCYSHHYPGRKRKGAPVDYMLTEGAAGIIAVAVMKDAPHPNTAWLFNRWAASVEGQTVYSKGGRTPAHPKVEPRDPIRPKVIYAVGVEDLKQYTKYEKVWKEVFKLR; from the coding sequence ATGTTCGCTAAAGCCAGTGGAGTGCTGTTCCTTTTTGCGACCCTCGGCGTCCGCGCCGCGCTCGCCGCGTCCGCGCCCGCCGAGACCATCGACGAGCTGTACAAGAAGGCGCTCAAGGAAGGCGGGGTGCTCAACTGTTACTGCTCGCTCGCGCAGATCAACGCCGAGAAGATCTATCCGGTTTTCGAAAAGCGCTTTCCGGGAATCAAGATCAATCATGTCGACGCCACGTCGGACAAGCTCTCGGCGCGGGCCATCGCGGAGGCCCGGGGCGGCCGGACGATCGCGGACGTCCTCGAGTTCGGCCTCGAAGACATCAACAAGGTCCAGGCCCAGGGACTGATCCTCGAGAAAACTCCTCCCGAGGCCGCCGACTACCCCGACAACCTCAGGGGGTCCTTCTGGACGGCGAACAACCTGATCTTCTTCGTCGGCGCCTGGAACACCAACCTGGTCAAGAAGGACGAGGAGCCCAAGAGCCTGGACGATTTCGCCCACCCCCGCTGGAAGGGCCGGCTGATCGCCGAGCCGCGCGACTACGAGATCCTGATCGCGCTCACGCACAAGCACAAGAGCCTGGAGAAGGCGCGCGCGGTGCTGGCCAGGATCGCCGATAACAACGTCGAGTTCCACAGGGGCCACTCGCAGCTCGCGGAATTCCTGGTCGCGGGCCAGGCGGCGGCGTGCTTTACCTGCTACTCGCACCATTATCCGGGGCGCAAGCGAAAGGGAGCGCCCGTGGACTACATGCTGACGGAAGGGGCGGCGGGCATCATCGCGGTCGCGGTCATGAAGGATGCCCCGCACCCGAACACCGCCTGGCTGTTCAACCGCTGGGCCGCCTCGGTCGAAGGGCAGACCGTCTACTCCAAGGGCGGGCGGACCCCGGCGCACCCGAAGGTGGAGCCCAGAGACCCCATCCGCCCCAAGGTGATCTACGCCGTCGGCGTCGAGGACCTCAAGCAGTACACGAAGTACGAAAAGGTCTGGAAGGAAGTGTTCAAGCTCCGCTGA